Within Vicia villosa cultivar HV-30 ecotype Madison, WI linkage group LG1, Vvil1.0, whole genome shotgun sequence, the genomic segment TGCATAAAATGATATTCTTtatcttttataaaattattggtatcataaaataaatataaatatataaacaagtaaaaaatacttttataatAAACTAGTTATTATGGattagaatgaaaataaaaattttatactagtggatgtccatccctcttcttattcttcatcttcctattccactttAATGTACTTAATTTCCTACCTCCATTTGgtcctataaataagactcaTGTTACAATGTAAAGTTCACCCTTGAGAAGAATATAATACAATGTTGCTTGTTCTCTTCTATTCCTATCTTTTGATCTCTATATAGTTTCATTTAGTTTATAATACGTTATCAGCACGACGCTCTCAGGTATGATTTGGAAGAgatcattgtttttatttatttatgatattcaGTCAATATAATCATATTAGGAcatttaaaattttgtaattttattgttcaatgattttattgtaattttatggttaagattatgtaattttattgtaattttatttgtcatagaattgatgtatgtttaagaatattatataaaaaaaaatctcagGTAGCAACTCAACTTTAAGTAAGATGGGTTGATGTTGTTGAGGTTGTGGATAACACATGTGGCTTTACAATGATTCCAATTTTGATGGATAATgcacaaataaatttaattgtgtCAAAGGATTAAAAGGTGGATTTGGCTTAAAACATGAAAGAATTATCTTTGTTTATTCGGTGGAATTGAATTAAAGAAAGAAGAAATAATTTTttgcatcccagaaggatggttttaattttaacgcatcccagaaggatggttataaTTTTTAGATCATTGTTTGTAACAAAAgcaaagcatccctgaaggatagtgaAATAACATTGTATAATTCATGAAGAACTCATaatgctttatttatttattttattttattgtatatgTAAGATGTATTTTGTCACTaagttgatattttattttttttatataaaaaaaaaaacagataatTTTAAGACTAATGTGACAATCTAGTTTACTATTGTGTTATTTCTAAATATtagaatttacaaaagtattattttaaatattaacatttaatatTTCCTTTATGATAATTatctcattataatatttttatttcttttattttttttttatgatagaaCTACTAAGTATGTCAAATCTTACAAAATTGGATTTTGGGGCTCTTGATATTTCGGGAAAGAACTATTTGACATGGGCCCTAGACGCCCAAATTCATTTAAGCGCAGAAGGTCACGGTGACACTATTAAAGAAGGAAATAAATCATCTGATCAGCAAAAGGCAAAAGCCATGATATTCCTTCGTCGTCACCTTCACGAGGATCTTAAAAATGAGTATCTTACCGTAACTGACCCACATGTCTTGTGGAAAAATTTGAAAGATAGATATGATCATCAAAAAACGGTTATCCTACCAAAAACTCGATATGAATGGATGCATTTACGTTTGCAGGATTTTAAAAGTGTAAGTGATTATAATTCTGCAATGTTTAGAATAACTTCTAAGTTATTATTATGTGGAGAAAAAGTAACTGATGAAGATATGCTAGAAAAAACATTTTCCACTTTCCATGCATCCAATGTGCTCCTGCAGCAGCAATATCGAGAAAAGGGGTTTATTAAATATTCTGACCTAATATTTTGTCTTCTTGTGGCTGAGCAAAATAATGAACTATTGATGAAAAATCACGAGGCCCGTCCCACTGGTACAACTCCATTCGCAGAAGTGAATGTGGCAAGGCACGACCACTATAGGAAAAATCGTGGTCGTGGTCGCGGTCGTGCATACGCACGTGGTCGTGGTCGTGGTCGTAATTATGTTCATGGTCTTGGTTTTGATCGTGGTCGCAATGGGAATCATAAAAACACATATTTCCACCCGAAGTGGAAAAAtgttgaaaagaatgaaaaagagggtcAGAGTagcaaaacaaatgaaaatatttGCTATCGTTGTGGAGGAAAAGGTCATTGGAGTCGCACTTGTCGTACTCCAAAACACCTTGTTGATCTTTATTAAAAATCactgaaaaataaaaaggaaaggatCGAGACTCACTTtgctaatgaagatgatgatcaAGATTACGGTAATATGGATGTTACCCATTTAGATATTGGTGACTTCTTTGCTGATCCAGATggaaaaattgatcaccttattgGAGATGGAAGCGTCAAGAAATAAAATTTGTggaaattttctttttatgttttatggatgttttgaattttattttctaataataataaagtgtgttttctacttgtttgtttacataatttactatttaaataatttgtgtttttaatgtgcgcttataacttattgttaaaaaaaatatattattgttcTTAGAATGAATATGGACGCTAGCTCCAGTAATGAAGATATGTGCCTTGCTGACAGTGCAACAACCCACATAATTCTCAAGCATAAAAGATATTTCTCTAATTTAGTGAATCGAAAAACTGATGTCAGTACTATTTCTGGCACCTCAAAAATAATTAAAGGCTCTGGAAGAGCCCATATGTTGTTACGTGGTGGAACAATATTGCACATTGATAATGCATTATATTCCCCCAAGTCCcatagaaatttattaagtttcaaAGATATCCGCCTAAATGGATACCATATTGAAACAGGAGATGATGGAGGGATTGAACATCTGTGTATTACAAAACACAATTCAGACACAAAATGTGTAATGGAAAAGCTATCAGCTTTATCCTCTGgcctgtactacacttatattagtacaactgAAGCACATGCAACTGTAAATCAGAAGTTTACAAGTAATGATAAATTTCTAATTTGGCATGACTGGTTGGGCCATCCCGGTTATATAATGAtgcgaaaaataattgaaaattcatgCGGTCATCAATTAATGAGTAGGGAAATTATTCAATCGAATAAGTTCTCACGCAGCTCTTGCTCACAGGGGAAGTTGTTAATTCGGCCATCACCAACAAAAATTGGAAATGAATCTATTAGTTTTTTAGAGCGTATACATGGTGATATTTGTGGGCCAATACACCCATCATGTGGAccatttagatattttatggttttaatt encodes:
- the LOC131656392 gene encoding uncharacterized protein LOC131656392, which produces MSNLTKLDFGALDISGKNYLTWALDAQIHLSAEGHGDTIKEGNKSSDQQKAKAMIFLRRHLHEDLKNEYLTVTDPHVLWKNLKDRYDHQKTVILPKTRYEWMHLRLQDFKSVSDYNSAMFRITSKLLLCGEKVTDEDMLEKTFSTFHASNVLLQQQYREKGFIKYSDLIFCLLVAEQNNELLMKNHEARPTGTTPFAEVNVARHDHYRKNRGRGRGRAYARGRGRGRNYVHGLGFDRGRNGNHKNTYFHPKWKNVEKNEKEGQSSKTNENICYRCGGKGHWSRTCRTPKHLVDLY